DNA sequence from the Papio anubis isolate 15944 chromosome 7, Panubis1.0, whole genome shotgun sequence genome:
gttcaatttttatttttattttttttattattaaatgatgtggtctatggaaaaaaaataaaaatctgacttAGTTTTAAACTGTGTGAGTGGCTTTCGTTGGGCAGGTTAAGCCACACTGTGGATATCTGTAGCCTGGAGTAGGAGTTGCTCCCATACCATGTGTTCCTTTAGGCTGACTGCTTCCTGCTTACTGAAACAGGAACTTCCCACTGTCTTCCATCCCCTGCCTTGGCCCTGACCAGCCCAAAGCTGTGGACCTTCCTCATTTGGGAAGGCCCCACTGGGAAATGGGGCAACCTGTGTCCGTGGCGACACCCCAGCAAGGCTAGGAGGGTGGGTTCTCCTCTGGTTCATGGTCCTGTGCACGGTTAAATCGGATTTGTTCACCTGCCTGCCACCTTGGTGTTTCCCACAACTGCCGCCAGGGGGCAGCAGCTCCTCGCTCTGTTGGCCCCTGTCACCGAGCTTCCCAAAAAGAGCTCTAATGCCCGCCTCCGCCCTCCCGCCGATGTCGTGCCTCTGTCCCCGAATCGCTCCCTGGGCCCGGGCCTCAGACTCTCTGGACCCTTATGCCGTCCTTAAGTGTTCCCCAGCTGACCTGCTACCGTGCTCTGCACGGGCTCTCAAAACGCCACCGCCTTGCAGATGGAATCCACATCAGTCCCAAAAGCCAGCCAGGAACCGGGAGCCCGGAGCCCGGAGCCGGGTCTCTCCGCAGTGGGCTCGGAATTCCCCACCTCACAGTGCGCTCACCCGTTGTCCGCTGCGGGCGGCAGGCTGGCAGCTTCGCGCTCCCAGGTGCACCCGCCCCGCCAGCTCTTCGGAaatggccgggcgccgtggcctgGACGTCCTCCCGCCCGAGTGCCCTGCCGGGCGCTGCGGGCCCAGTCCGGGAGGGGCGCCACATCTGTATGCGCCCCGCAGCCCAGGAGCGCCGAGGGGGCGGACGCGCGGCGCCGCCTCCGCCCCCGCCGCGCGGGCCCGGCTGGCCGGGGAGGGTCGGAGGCTGGGCTCTTCTCTCCCGCGCGGCGCGGAGCCGCCTCGTTTCTCCGCAGGCGGAGCCTCCTTCCCCCGCCCCCTCCGTCTCGCTCCCTTGTTCTCGCCGGGGCCGCTCAGACCTGCAGCGGAGCCGCGGCGCCCGCTCCAATCGGCTCGGGGCTGCGCCCCCGGGACCCGGCGACGGGGGCGGGCGGGGGTGCTTCCCGCCGGCCTGGGCCCCTCGGCAGTGCCAGGTAAGGGCGCCTGCCCCGGAGCAGGGGTCGGGAATCCGCGGAGGGGCAGCAGGGGGCCCGCAGCCCGGGGGTCTTCGGAGGGGTGCGCTCCGTGGCTGGGAACCCGCTGCCGACTCCCTTCTCCCGCGCTCtgcctctttcccttctcccctcgcacctctctgcctctttcttctctcGATTTCTCTTCACCCTTCCTTCTCTGCCTGTTTGCCTTCCTTATCCCTTCCCTCTATCTCCCAACCCTTCCCTCACCCTCTTGTCCTTTTTCCATCTCCtctccctctttgcctttttctttctctacctttctCCCCTttgctgtctttctcttttctctttcttgctctcctttccctccctctcctctccccttcccgcTATCCTGTTTCCCACTCCTCTATCTCTTTCCTTCTCGCCTCCTCATCCCGCCTTCTCTCTGGTCCCCAGCTTTCCTCCGGCTTCCCCCTTCCCTCGGGAGCAAAGGGACTGTCAGGTGTGTGTCTgctctgagggaggaggggcagaaGCCACAGCTACCTGAGGggtccccccacccacccctgggAGAAAGGACAGCAGTGGGAAGGGTCTCCTCTCTAGCTCCCTTCCCGcggcccctccctgcctccacccctCCTGTCTGCTCCTTCTCCCAGAATTAAGTTCCTGAGGCCTGACTTGACACCCCCGAAGCTGAGGGCTGCCACTGCCTGCCCGGAACTGCCCCGGGTGACCCATTTCCAAGCCTGGCCCCTAGGACTCCTCTCTACCTTCAGACACCCAGGCTGCTGCCCTGGtgtctctcattctgtctcttgccactgttctgtttctgtctctcatCCAGTCATTTCTGTCTCTGCTGGACAGTCCCTGAGTCAGTCTAGCTGTCAGTCATGCTGTATCTCTAGCCTCTGGGTCGGCCTCCCTCCCCGGTCACCTCCCCCTGTCCCCCACCCTGTATCCTCTTCCTTCAGCTCTGGCTCCCAACTCCTGTCTCATGAGCCCAGTCCCCCTTCAAGGACTGCACTGGCAGTGTGGGTTGGAGACAGGGCCTAGAGAAGTGGGGCTCCCCCTTGTGGGAGGAACTTTCTCCCACTCTCAACCCTGCCTGAGGCTGCTCTCCTTGTCATCTCATCCTGACCCTAGACACCTTAAGGCCACACCTCCATGAATCCCAACTCTGTAATTTTATGCCCTTTCTCTGGTAGCCCCGCCTCCTCCAATACCTGGCTACATGCCCAACCTGGGAGGACAGAGACCAGATTTGGGATTCCAAGCCCTCCCAGCATCCCCTCTGCTGTGTTCCTCCCCAGTTCTCTACTCGGAGTTGACTGACCAGAGATTTATCAGCTTGGAGAGCTGGAGGTGAATACATGCAGAGCCTGGGTAGAGGAAAGATCAGCCTCTCTGCTCTCCGTGTTAGTCTGAGTTCTGGGCAGTGGAGTGTCTCGTTCCTTGGAGGTCTGGTCTTCAGCATCTAATTCTCGGGGGAGGAGGGCTAGGGGTTTCCTTGAGCCTGAGCAGCTGCTTGTCCTGCAGGTGTGGATCCATGGGGTAGCCTCAACGCATCTTCCCCTCCACCCCAGCTGCTCATGGGCCGCGTGGCCTGGCCCGGCCTCGGCACCCAGGGCCAGTGAACAGAGCCCTGGCTGGAGTCCAAACATGTGGGGCCTGGTGAGGCTCCTGCTGGCCTGGCTGGGTGGCTGGGGATGCATGGGGCGTCTGGCAGCCCCAGCCCGGGCCTGGGCAGGGTCCCGGGGACACCCAGGGCCTGCTCTGCTGCGGACTCGAAGGAGCTGGGTCTGGAACCAGTTCTTTGTCATTGAGGAATATGCTGGTCCAGAGCCTGTCCTCATTGGCAAGGTAAGGATGACCCCTCCCATGTCTACTCTGACACAAGGCCCTTAGGCCCTGCCCTGCAACTTCATCACTTCTGCAATGACCTTGGTCCCTCAGGACTCCCAACGCTCTACCCAAACCTAGACTCTTTAACCCTGTCTCTGTACTTGGAGCCCTCTGCCATCTTTTCCTGACCCCTGCAGCTGCACTCGGATGTTGACCGGGGAGAGGGCCGCACCAAGTACCTGTTGACCGGGGAGGGGGCAGGCACCGTATTTGTGATTGATGAGGCCACAGGCAATATTCATGTTACCAAGAGCCTTGACCGGGAGGAAAAGGCACAATATGTGCTACTGGCCCAAGCCGTGGACCGAGCCTCCAACCGGCCCCTGGAGCCCCCATCAGAGTTCATCATCAAAGTGCAAGACATCAACGACAATCCACCCATTTTTCCCCTTGGGCCCTACCATGCCACTGTGCCCGAGATGTCCAATGTCGGTGAGCACCCCAGCTCTCAGTGCCCCAGTTTCCGTCTTCTGGAGCTCTCtcacctctccttcccttcttgtTGTCTGCCCCAGAACCTGCCCCCTTCAGTTCAGCCTCCCTCATGTCTGCATCCCCCCGTCTGCTATTCTTCCCCATCCTGCCCTGCTGCTGCTGAATGGGGTGCTGGCATCCCCCACAGGGACATCAGTGATCCAGGTGACTGCTCACGATGCTGATGACCCCAGCTATGGGAACAGCGCCAAGCTGGTGTACACTGTTCTGGATGGACTGCCTTTCTTCTCTGTGGACCCCCAGACTGGTGAGGATGGAGCTTGGGAGCCCGGTGGGGCAGCCAAGGGGACAGACACCCTCTGACCCAGCGTGTCTCCCTAGGAGTGGTGCGTACAGCCATCCCCAACATGGACCGGGAGACACAGGAGGAGTTCTTGGTGGTGATCCAGGCTAAGGACATGGGCGGCCACATGGGGGGGCTGTCAGGCAGCACTACGGTGACCGTCACACTCAGCGATGTCAACGACAATCCCCCCAAGTTCCCACAGAGTAAGGGGCCATTGCTGCCACCTGAGCCATCCTTTGACCACCGCACCCCTACAGTGTCTAGAGAAACCTTCCCTCCTCGCCTCCTCCCCAGCCAGACCCTGGGAGAAGAAAGTgctatggggagggaggagggctggggacCTCTCTAAGGTGTCTCCCCTCTGTCACCCCAAGGCCTATACCAGTTCTCCGTGGTGGAGACAGCTGGACCTGGCACGCTGGTGGGCCGGCTCCGGGCCCAGGACCCAGACCTGGGGGACAACGCCCTGATGGCATACAGCATCCTGGACGGGGAGGGGTCCGAGGCCTTCAGCATCAGCACAGACTCCCAGGGTCGAGACGGGCTCCTCACTGTCCGCAAGGTTAGTCTCCTGCCTGTTAATGCTTTCTCTTAGACCTGCCTCCTGCCGACCCATAGGGCACATATTTAACTGTTCTTCTAGAACAGACTCAGGATCTCTCTGTTGGAGCTTAGAGATCATGGTCACCTCCTCATCTTTCAGATGGGGCTTAGAAAGAAGAAGTGACAACAAGTCTATGATGGAGCTAGGGGCAGACCTAGAGTTACTAAGTAATCTGCCGTGCATCCTGACCACCAAGGCCACTGTCCCTCCAGTGCCACCTCTCCTCACATGAGGACTGAGCACTGCATGCATGTGGAGGGGACTTGTCACCGTCCAAGAGCCTGGGACCTGCCCTGGTTTCCACACGCCtcgctttttctctctctcccctcactgTAGCCCCTAGACTTCGAGAGCCGGCGCTCCTACGCCTTCCGTGTCGAGGCCACCAACACGCTCATCGACCCAGCCTATCTGCGGCGAGGGCCCTTCAAGGATGTGGCCTCTGTGCGTGTGGTGGTGCAAGATGCCCCAGAGCCACCTGCCTTCACCCAGGCTGCCTACCACCTGACCGTGCCCGAGAACAAGGCCCCAGGGACCCTGGTAGGCCAGATCTCAGCGGCTGACCTGGACTCCCCTGCCAGCCCAATCAGGTAGGTGAGCTGGGGTGTGGGCTGGGGAGCCAGATGGCAGGCTATTCCCACCCAGAGAATGAGTAAATGTGCCCCCTACCTTATAGCAAATCACTCATATCCCAGCAAAAGCCTCCCTCCCTGCAGCTGGGCTTGCTGGTCTACAGGTCTGGGTGCCAGGGGAGAGCCGGAGGGCCTGGCTGACCATTCTTCAACCCTCTATCCATCCCTCTGGGTAGATGATGGTGGCACCTCCCAGTGGCAGTGCAAGCAGATGTAATCTCATTTGATAAGTGGATCTCTATTGATCACTCCCAAAGTGCTTCACAGTTTACCCCCTTGCTGATACtgaattctcacaacagcccCGTGAAGTGGGTGTTCTCATCACCAGTTGTTTTAGAAGCCAGCCATGAGTGGTCACACAGTTGGTAAGTGGCAGAACAGCCACTCTTTCCCCCTCCCCGGCCAGCATCCCTGTCACAGCTCTGTGAGGGAGGTACTGGTGTCATTCCCATTTTTCAATTGAGTAAACAGAGGTTAAACGATTTGCCCTAAGTCACATAGCTAGTCCAAGGCAGAGCAGGGCTGAAACACAGGTCCCTGGGTTCTCAGAACAGGGTCCAGAAGTCTGAAAGTCAAGGTCTGTTTATCCCTCTTCTACTCCCTTCTGTatcttctccccctccccctatGAAGCCCGGTGGCCCTGAGTCTTAACAGGTGTTTAATGGTGGTGATCCCCCAGGGATATATGCCTTTTAAGGGGACTCCAACCTGAATTATGGCTCTGCCCAGAGGAGTCATGAGGTCTGGCAAGGTgaacagagggaagaaagaagggaaggggtgGAACAAGCTGTGGTACCGCCCCAGATCAGCCCCAgcatctctctcccttccccagatACTCCATCCTCCCCCACTCGGATCCGGAGCGTTGCTTCTCTATCCAGCCCGAAGAAGGGACCATCCACACAGCAGCACCCCTGGACCGCGAGGCTCGTGTCTGGCACAACCTCACTGTGCTGGCTACAGAGCTTGGTGAGGAGTCCAGGGCCCACAAGGCGGCAGCAGCCTCCTGGCCGAGGGGCTGTccctgggtgtgggggtggggaagggtgcTCACTGCCATCACACCCTCACCAGCGTGTGGCCACTGTGTCCTAGCCTGGATCCGAATCCTAGCCTGGATCCGAGTCCTAGCCTGGATCTGGGTCCTAGCCTGGATCCTTGCTACCAGGTAGGGCAGGCCTCCTGGTCTCCTAGCCCCctaggctgggctgggctggcacAGTGGGTGTGCCTGAGCATTCTCCTGACCCTCAATTCATTCCCTTACTTGACTTGCcccaacccagaaataaactagaCCTTACATAGCCCCCAATCTGTGTACTGACAGACCCCATCCTGCTCACTCTCTGCTTCAGGCTGGAGCTGGGAGCCAGAAAGGGGCTGGGTACCTCCTCTGGTTGCTAAGTGGAGCACACCAACAGCCCCACCCCAGATAAGCCCTGTTGGAAGCCCTGTGGGAATCCCCCAAGGTAGGGGAGTGGACACCCATAGGGAAAGGGAGGAGTGCCAGCTCCATATGCGGTCTCCCCCATCAGTCCGGCCAGCAGCGGGTTCAGCTGCCTCTGGGCAGCCCTAGCCCATAGAGACAGGGAGACCTCCCTCCCACTTTTCTGTGAATAGCCCCTTATCACCCCTGCATATGCCCCAGGGGCTCCTCTACCCTTTTGTCTTCATACTGCATATGAAAATTGCCCTTGCATATGTGGATATCTGAATGTGTCAGTGAAGAGCTCTATGAATGTGTACATGTGGGTATGTTCTCAGCCATGCATATAATTCCAAATGTGGGGAAAGTatgtagatatacacacatatatatttgtgggtGTATATCTGTAATGGATATATATGTGTTTACAGTTGAGGgtacataattatatttatattaattgtgCATATGTGTGATTGGATATGTGTAGTGGTATGCACATGCAGCTGTTTGTATGTGTTTTGTGTATGTGGGCATTTGTGGACAGATAATTTACTACTTACTGTGTATCAGGCACTATCCATCTTCAAaatggattcattcatttaatcatcaccACAACTTTATGAGGGAAGTATGATTATTTCCCCATTTAAAACAAGGAAACTCAGGcaaagagaagttaagtaacttcccaaggtcacatagagATTAAGTGGTGGAGCCATGAGACCCAGTCAGTGTGCAGAGTCTGAGCTGTTATCCCCACCATACTGCCTCTCAAATGTGTTTAATGCTATGTTTATGTTTCTATGTAATGTCTAGGGTTATGTTTCTGTACATGCAACTGTGTGCATAGTGATATGCACAGATACTACCTGGCGGTGCACATGTTATCTGTTAGTGCATGGATGGCCGTGTGTGTGTCCGTGTACACACAGTATGTTTTTGGCGCTTGTAGATAcataactttgtgtgtgtgtgtttgtgtgtgtgtgtttcctgtcactgtcttctcattctcctgCCAAATCCTGCTCCTACCCTCACCCAGATACCAACTAGCAGCATTGGGCCCTTACTGCAGTGAAGAAGTAGACCCCCTCGCCATCCTCTCTCTGGGGTATCTCAATCCTTTTAGCCAGGTGATCCACTCAGCCTCCCCTGCCCATGCTGCAACCTCAGCCGCTTTCACCAGGCCCAGCCAGCTATCACTCTGCCTAGAGGAAAGACTAAAGGAATTGGGAGACCCGGCCTAAGAGAGGTGACAGGGAGACACACTTTGCATTCTCTCTTGGAAGGCACTGGCAGTGAGAAGCAAGGTAGGGTAATGGTAGGTAGTCACCTGATGAAGGGATGGGTAAAGGTAGGGCCTGTGTCTGGCTGTGGTGCCCAAGCTGCCCTGGGCTCTGCACCCTGTAGATCATGCAGCTCCTTCCTACCCAAGGTCAACTCTAAGTGATACTCATTGCTGTACTACAGCCTCCCAGACCTctgatggggtgtgtgtgtgtgtgtgtgtgtgtgtgtgtgtgtgtggtgtatatgtgtctgtcCACCCCACTGGTGCTGTGCATGGCCTCTATGTGCGAAAATGCATTCTATGGGCTCTGGGTGTTGTTGGGGGATGTGGCACTGCATTCACTATGCGTATCAAACATCTGCTTCATGTACATtgcatttgttttaaatgttgagTGTACATTGGATATATGGTATGAATGTGTTTTGTATATTCGTGGCTGTTGTCTGCATGCAACTTGTATGCACCTTCTATCTTTCATTTATGCTGCATGTGCCCTGCATGTGGGTTATTGTATATGTGTATCATGGCTGCGGCATTCCTGTTGAATGTTTATTGTGTATTGCATATATCTTGGGTATTACATGAATATTGTATGCACTTGGTATTGTTCCATTCATTCTACAATATTGCTTTCTACTTGTACATTACATGCATATTTCATGTGTTTCCTGTGCATGCTATATGCTGCATGTGGCATCCATGCCCATGCACCACATATGTTATGTGTAAACTGTGTGATGTGTGCGTGGTGTGTGTTTTGGTGTTCTGGCTTCAGACAGCTCTGCACAGGCCTCGCGCGTGCAAGTGACCATCCAGACCCTGGATGAGAATGACAATGCTCCCCAGTTGGCTGAGCCCTACGATACCTTTGTGTGTGACTCTGCAGCTCCTGGCCAGGTGAGCAACTGAGGCAGAGGGGTTGGGACATCAAGGCCTCCAGCAGCCCACTCCATACAAggcctctctcttcttcctcccagcTGATTCAGGTCATCCGGGCCCTGGACAGAGATGAAGTTGGCAACAGTAGCCATGTCTCCTTTCAAGGTCCTCTGGGCCCCGATGCCAACTTTACTGTCCGGGACAACCGAGGTGGGTAGCCTCCTACAACTGTGTCCATACCTGCCTctgtcctcctctcctcctcctccacccttaGCCCAGCCTGCCTGACCCCTGCCCCACATGCCTGGGCCTTCTGCCCAACAGAAGATGGGTGTGGACTTATACTCTTTTGTTGGCTCTTTGTAAACCTTCCCCATGGGAAGCTGGCTCTATGGGCTGGACCAATCCTACCTGGAAGGTGTCCCAGAAGATACCTCAATACCTTCCCTCTCCCACAGATGGCTCCGCCAGCCTGCTGCTGCCCTCCCGCCCTGCTCCACCCCGCCAGGCCCCCTACTTGGTTCCCATAGAACTGTGGGACTGGGGGCAGCCGGCGCTGAGCAGCACTGCCACAGTGACTGTTAGTGTGTGCCGCTGCCAGCCTGACGGCTCTGTGGCATCCTGCTGGCCTGAGGCTCACCTCTCAGCTGCTGGGCTCAGCACCGGCGCCCTGCTTGCCATCATCACCTGTGTGGGTGCCCTGCTTGGTGAGTCAGGCGGCAGTGGGACAGAGCTGTGGGATCTGGGCCTGCAGGGGTGTGGAGAAGAACCAGGTTTCTGGACATAGGGAAATCCACCTTAGGGCTTGAACGACCCTCATGCCTGGATTTTCCCACCACCTGATGCATCCAAGAGAAAAGCTCTGGCCTCTATCCGTGACCTGCCAATCATAATGCCAATCATAATTGAGCCCCCTACTCTGTGCCAAGTATGGTGCTGGGCACATCACTtgtgatatttcattttattgtgtcaGCAACCCTtagaagtaaatatattttccctattttccACACAAGTAATCTGAGGGGCAAATTGAGGCTTCAGAGAAGTCAAGCAACTTCCCATGGTCACACAGCGAGTAAGGGCTGAAGTCAGGATTCAATGCCAGGTTTGCTAGATGTCAGCCCCTAGCCACACGGCTTCTGTCACGTGATGGGTCAGCCGTTCACATGGAGACAGGCCGCCAGCTCCCGGCCCTACTGGCTCAGGGCCTGTGTGCCCGTCTCTCGCGCAGCCCTGGTAGTGCTCTTCGTGGCCCTGCGGCGGCAGAAGCAGGAAGCATTGATGGTACTGGAGGAGGAGGACGTCCGAGAGAACATCATCACCTACGACGACGAGGGCGGCGGCGAGGAGGACACGGAGGCCTTCGACATCACGGCCCTGCAGAACCCGGACGGGGCGGCCCCCCAGGCGCCCGGCCCTCCCGCGCGCCGAGACGTGCTGCCCCGGGCTCGGGTGTCGCGCCAGCCCAGACCCCCAGGCCCCGCCGATGTGGCGCAGCTCCTGGTGCTGCGGCTCCGCGAGGCGGACGAGGACCCCAGCGTACCCCCGTACGACTCGGTGCAGGTGTACGGCTACGAGGGCCGGGGCTCCTCCTGCGGCTCCCTCAGCTCCCTGGGATCCGGCAGCGAAGCCGGCGGCGTCCCCGGCCCCGCGGAGCCGCTGGACGACTGGGGTCCGCTCTTCCGCACCCTGGCGGAGCTGTATGGGGCCAAAGAGCCCCCGGCCCCCTGAGCGCCCGCGCTGGCCCGGCCCACCGCGCGGGGGCAGCCGGCACAGGCCCTCTGAGTGAGCCCCACGGGGTCCAGGCGGGCGGCAGCAGCCCAGGGGCCTCAGGCCTCCTCCCTGTCCCTGTGTCCCTCCTTGCTTCCCCGGGGCACCCTCGCTCTCACCTCCCTCCTCCTGAGTCggtctgtgtgtctctctccagGAATCTTTGTCTCTATCTGTGACACACTCCTCTGTCCGGGCCTGGGtttcctggccctggccctgcgtTCTCTCACTGTGATTCCTCTCCTTCCTCCGTGGCTGTTTTGTCTCTGCAGTTCTGAAGTTCACACATAGTCTCCCTGTGTCTCCCTTGCCCATACACATGCTCTGTGTCTGTCTTCTGCCCacatctcctttccttctctctgggtccctgtgactggcttcttgttttttttctgttgtccaTCCCAAAATCAAGAGAAACTTCCAGCCACTGCTGCCCACCCTCCTGCAGGGGATGCTGTGCCCCAGGTCAGTGCCTCTAGACTGTGGGGCAAGGCAGTGGATGAAGGCTCCCACTCCCTACTGCCTCTAAACTGGCTCCCCTGTCATTACAGACCTGCCTGCATGGTTCCATCCATCACTCATGGCCTCAGCCTCATCCTGGCTTCACTGGCCTCCAGCTGAGAGAGGGAACCAGCCCGCCTCCCAGGGCAAGAGCTCCAGCCTCCCGTGTGGCCGCCTCCCTGGAGCTCTGCCCAGCTGTCACCTTACCCTGGGCATCCCAGCCCTGGGCATTGTCTTGTGTGCTTCCTGAGGGAgtagggaaaggaaagggggaggcggctggggaaggggaaagagggaggaaggggaggggcctCCATCTCTAATTTCATAATAAACAAACACTTTATTTTGTAAAGCTGGAGCCCTGCTTCTGTTTTTGCACTCAGGT
Encoded proteins:
- the CDH24 gene encoding cadherin-24 isoform X3, which produces MQSLGRGKISLSALRVWIHGVASTHLPLHPSCSWAAWPGPASAPRASEQSPGWSPNMWGLVRLLLAWLGGWGCMGRLAAPARAWAGSRGHPGPALLRTRRSWVWNQFFVIEEYAGPEPVLIGKLHSDVDRGEGRTKYLLTGEGAGTVFVIDEATGNIHVTKSLDREEKAQYVLLAQAVDRASNRPLEPPSEFIIKVQDINDNPPIFPLGPYHATVPEMSNVGTSVIQVTAHDADDPSYGNSAKLVYTVLDGLPFFSVDPQTGVVRTAIPNMDRETQEEFLVVIQAKDMGGHMGGLSGSTTVTVTLSDVNDNPPKFPQSLYQFSVVETAGPGTLVGRLRAQDPDLGDNALMAYSILDGEGSEAFSISTDSQGRDGLLTVRKPLDFESRRSYAFRVEATNTLIDPAYLRRGPFKDVASVRVVVQDAPEPPAFTQAAYHLTVPENKAPGTLVGQISAADLDSPASPIRYSILPHSDPERCFSIQPEEGTIHTAAPLDREARVWHNLTVLATELDSSAQASRVQVTIQTLDENDNAPQLAEPYDTFVCDSAAPGQLIQVIRALDRDEVGNSSHVSFQGPLGPDANFTVRDNRDGSASLLLPSRPAPPRQAPYLVPIELWDWGQPALSSTATVTVSVCRCQPDGSVASCWPEAHLSAAGLSTGALLAIITCVGALLALVVLFVALRRQKQEALMVLEEEDVRENIITYDDEGGGEEDTEAFDITALQNPDGAAPQAPGPPARRDVLPRARVSRQPRPPGPADVAQLLVLRLREADEDPSVPPYDSVQVYGYEGRGSSCGSLSSLGSGSEAGGVPGPAEPLDDWGPLFRTLAELYGAKEPPAP
- the CDH24 gene encoding cadherin-24 isoform X4, translated to MWGLVRLLLAWLGGWGCMGRLAAPARAWAGSRGHPGPALLRTRRSWVWNQFFVIEEYAGPEPVLIGKLHSDVDRGEGRTKYLLTGEGAGTVFVIDEATGNIHVTKSLDREEKAQYVLLAQAVDRASNRPLEPPSEFIIKVQDINDNPPIFPLGPYHATVPEMSNVGTSVIQVTAHDADDPSYGNSAKLVYTVLDGLPFFSVDPQTGVVRTAIPNMDRETQEEFLVVIQAKDMGGHMGGLSGSTTVTVTLSDVNDNPPKFPQSLYQFSVVETAGPGTLVGRLRAQDPDLGDNALMAYSILDGEGSEAFSISTDSQGRDGLLTVRKPLDFESRRSYAFRVEATNTLIDPAYLRRGPFKDVASVRVVVQDAPEPPAFTQAAYHLTVPENKAPGTLVGQISAADLDSPASPIRYSILPHSDPERCFSIQPEEGTIHTAAPLDREARVWHNLTVLATELGWSWEPERGWVPPLVAKWSTPTAPPQISPVGSPVGIPQDSSAQASRVQVTIQTLDENDNAPQLAEPYDTFVCDSAAPGQLIQVIRALDRDEVGNSSHVSFQGPLGPDANFTVRDNRDGSASLLLPSRPAPPRQAPYLVPIELWDWGQPALSSTATVTVSVCRCQPDGSVASCWPEAHLSAAGLSTGALLAIITCVGALLALVVLFVALRRQKQEALMVLEEEDVRENIITYDDEGGGEEDTEAFDITALQNPDGAAPQAPGPPARRDVLPRARVSRQPRPPGPADVAQLLVLRLREADEDPSVPPYDSVQVYGYEGRGSSCGSLSSLGSGSEAGGVPGPAEPLDDWGPLFRTLAELYGAKEPPAP
- the CDH24 gene encoding cadherin-24 isoform X2, with amino-acid sequence MWGLVRLLLAWLGGWGCMGRLAAPARAWAGSRGHPGPALLRTRRSWVWNQFFVIEEYAGPEPVLIGKLHSDVDRGEGRTKYLLTGEGAGTVFVIDEATGNIHVTKSLDREEKAQYVLLAQAVDRASNRPLEPPSEFIIKVQDINDNPPIFPLGPYHATVPEMSNVGTSVIQVTAHDADDPSYGNSAKLVYTVLDGLPFFSVDPQTGVVRTAIPNMDRETQEEFLVVIQAKDMGGHMGGLSGSTTVTVTLSDVNDNPPKFPQSLYQFSVVETAGPGTLVGRLRAQDPDLGDNALMAYSILDGEGSEAFSISTDSQGRDGLLTVRKPLDFESRRSYAFRVEATNTLIDPAYLRRGPFKDVASVRVVVQDAPEPPAFTQAAYHLTVPENKAPGTLVGQISAADLDSPASPIRYSILPHSDPERCFSIQPEEGTIHTAAPLDREARVWHNLTVLATELDSSAQASRVQVTIQTLDENDNAPQLAEPYDTFVCDSAAPGQLIQVIRALDRDEVGNSSHVSFQGPLGPDANFTVRDNRALVVLFVALRRQKQEALMVLEEEDVRENIITYDDEGGGEEDTEAFDITALQNPDGAAPQAPGPPARRDVLPRARVSRQPRPPGPADVAQLLVLRLREADEDPSVPPYDSVQVYGYEGRGSSCGSLSSLGSGSEAGGVPGPAEPLDDWGPLFRTLAELYGAKEPPAP
- the CDH24 gene encoding cadherin-24 isoform X1; its protein translation is MWGLVRLLLAWLGGWGCMGRLAAPARAWAGSRGHPGPALLRTRRSWVWNQFFVIEEYAGPEPVLIGKLHSDVDRGEGRTKYLLTGEGAGTVFVIDEATGNIHVTKSLDREEKAQYVLLAQAVDRASNRPLEPPSEFIIKVQDINDNPPIFPLGPYHATVPEMSNVGTSVIQVTAHDADDPSYGNSAKLVYTVLDGLPFFSVDPQTGVVRTAIPNMDRETQEEFLVVIQAKDMGGHMGGLSGSTTVTVTLSDVNDNPPKFPQSLYQFSVVETAGPGTLVGRLRAQDPDLGDNALMAYSILDGEGSEAFSISTDSQGRDGLLTVRKPLDFESRRSYAFRVEATNTLIDPAYLRRGPFKDVASVRVVVQDAPEPPAFTQAAYHLTVPENKAPGTLVGQISAADLDSPASPIRYSILPHSDPERCFSIQPEEGTIHTAAPLDREARVWHNLTVLATELDSSAQASRVQVTIQTLDENDNAPQLAEPYDTFVCDSAAPGQLIQVIRALDRDEVGNSSHVSFQGPLGPDANFTVRDNRDGSASLLLPSRPAPPRQAPYLVPIELWDWGQPALSSTATVTVSVCRCQPDGSVASCWPEAHLSAAGLSTGALLAIITCVGALLALVVLFVALRRQKQEALMVLEEEDVRENIITYDDEGGGEEDTEAFDITALQNPDGAAPQAPGPPARRDVLPRARVSRQPRPPGPADVAQLLVLRLREADEDPSVPPYDSVQVYGYEGRGSSCGSLSSLGSGSEAGGVPGPAEPLDDWGPLFRTLAELYGAKEPPAP